Sequence from the Catenuloplanes indicus genome:
CCTGGCAGGTCACCCACGCGTACGGCACCGCGTGCGGTGCGGACGAACGCGCGCTCCGGCTCACCTGGGAACGGGCCCGCGACGCATTGACCCGGCAGCGAGTGTCGCCGGCCGCGGACGACCCGGTCACCCCCACCGACTTCAACCAGCGGCTACGCGACCTGATCCGCCGCCGCGGCACCCAGCGCGCGATCGCCGCCCGCGCCAACTACTCACCCAGCACGGTCAGTGCCGCTCTCAACGCCGCCCGCGTCCCCTCCGCCGACTTCGTCGACCGCATCCTGACCTCCCTCGACCTGCCGGCCGACGAACACGACCGCTGGCACACGTGGCGTACCGCGCTCGCCACCCCGGATCCGCGGCCCACGCCGACCGTCGCCGTCACGCCCGCCGAGCCCCAGATCCCCGCGGCACGCGCGTCCGAACCCGGGCTGGCGGTGCCGCCGGCGCCACCGGCCGCCGCGGTGCTGCCGATCGTGCTGGCCGCCCTCGTCCTGGCCGCGCTCTTCACTCTGCTTCCGGCGCTCATCGACTGGTGGATCCCGGCTTGCTGAGACCCGCCCCTCCTGTGGCGGGCCGCAGGCCGGAGGCGGAAAGACCGCAGTGCCGAGTGCGGAGACCCACAGCGCGGCTGTGCGGTCCGTACCATCGATTCGGCCAGCGGTGATCAATAGCGTTCCGGGACGGCCGTGGAGATCCAGTCGGCCGTCAGGGTGCGGCCGGGCTCGCCACGTTCGGCCGGGTGCAGAGCATGATGGCGACACTGCCGGGCACCGAACCGACCGGCACGCTGCTGCTCTCCGCGCACTACCACTCGGCCGCGGCCGGGGCCCGGCGCCTCCGACGACGCGCGGCCGTGGCCACGATCCTGGAGACGGTACGGGCGCTGCTGGACGTGCCGGCGGCCTGATCCGTCCAGCCCGGCGGGGTTGTGCGGACCACCGCGAAACCGGCAGGGAGGCCGCCCGCGGCCGAGCGGTGCCCGCGGGAGCATGCGGAACTCGGCCACGCCGGAAGCGGGAATATCCGCGTCTTCGCCCATGAGAAGGCCCGCCCCGGCGAACCGGAGGCGGGCCCTGGGAAGCGTTACAGCGTGACGGAGCCGTAGAGCGGGAACGGCGCGAGCAGCTCGGTGGCCTGCTTGGAGACGCGGTCGGAGACGGCCGGGTCGAGGTGGAACTTGGCCTTGGAGCCGGCGTCCGGCGTGGTCTGGGTGAGGACCGTGTGCATCAGGTCGGCGATCTGATCCATCTCGTCGATGCCGAGGCCGCGGGTGGTCAGGGCCGGGGTTCCGACGCGGATGCCGGACGTGTACCAGGCGCCGTTCGGGTCGTTCGGGATGCTGTTGCGGTTGGTGACGACGCCGGAGTCGAGCAGGGCCTGCTCGGCCTGGCGGCCGGTGATGCCGTACTTGTCGACGTCGATCAGCACGAGGTGGTTGTCGGTGCCGCCGGAGACGACGGTGGCACCGCGCTTGATCAGGCCCTCGGCCAGCGCCTGGCTGTTGGCGACGATGCGCTGCGCGTAGTCGGCGAACTCGGGGCGGCGGGCCTCGGCGAGCGCAACCGCCTTCGCGCCCATGACATGCGCCAGCGGGCCGCCGAGGACCATCGGGCACCCGCGGTCGACCTGGTCGGCGAGCTCGGGCTGGCAGAGCACCATGCCGCCGCGCGGACCGCGGAGCGACTTGTGCGTGGTGGTGGTGACGATGTGCGCATGCGGGATCGGGTCGAAGTCGCCGGTGAAGACCTTGCCGGCGACGAGACCGGCGAAGTGCGCCATGTCGACCATGAACGTGGCGCCGACCTCGTCGGCGATCTCCCGCATGATGCGGAAATTCACCTTCCGGGGGTATGCGGAGTAGCCGCCGACGATCACGGCCGGCTTGAACTCCTTCGCGCTCTCCCGCAGGCCGTCGTAGTCGATCTGGCCGGTGGCCGGGTCGACGCCGTAGGAGCGCTGGTCGAACATCTTGCCGGAGATGTTCGGCCGGAAGCCGTGGGTGAGGTGGCCACCGGCGTCCAGCGACATGCCCATCAGGCGCTGGTTGCCGAACGCGGCGCGCATCTCGGCCCACTCGGCGTCGGTCAGGTCGTTGATCTGCCGCTTCTCGAACTTCTGCAGCATCGGCTTCTCGACCCGGTCGGCGAGAATCGCCCAGTAGGCGACCAGGTTGGCGTCGATGCCGGAGTGCGGCTGGACGTAGGCGTGCGGCGCGCCGAACAGCGCCTTCGCGTGCTCGGCCGCGACCGACTCGACGGTGTCGACGTTCTGGCAGCCGGCGTAGAAGCGGCGGCCGATCGTGCCCTCCGCGTACTTGTCGGAGAACCAGTTGCCCATGGCCAGCAGCACGGCGGGCGAGGCGTAGTTCTCGGACGCGATCAGCTTCAGCG
This genomic interval carries:
- a CDS encoding glycine hydroxymethyltransferase — encoded protein: MSELNAESTAFRAALDVIRSVEPRVADAIASELTDQRESLKLIASENYASPAVLLAMGNWFSDKYAEGTIGRRFYAGCQNVDTVESVAAEHAKALFGAPHAYVQPHSGIDANLVAYWAILADRVEKPMLQKFEKRQINDLTDAEWAEMRAAFGNQRLMGMSLDAGGHLTHGFRPNISGKMFDQRSYGVDPATGQIDYDGLRESAKEFKPAVIVGGYSAYPRKVNFRIMREIADEVGATFMVDMAHFAGLVAGKVFTGDFDPIPHAHIVTTTTHKSLRGPRGGMVLCQPELADQVDRGCPMVLGGPLAHVMGAKAVALAEARRPEFADYAQRIVANSQALAEGLIKRGATVVSGGTDNHLVLIDVDKYGITGRQAEQALLDSGVVTNRNSIPNDPNGAWYTSGIRVGTPALTTRGLGIDEMDQIADLMHTVLTQTTPDAGSKAKFHLDPAVSDRVSKQATELLAPFPLYGSVTL
- a CDS encoding transcriptional regulator; the protein is MGRPEKTITTGVRELAALAEHLRRLRSASGKTYPELERTGGYSASVFSRAASGDALPTWQVTHAYGTACGADERALRLTWERARDALTRQRVSPAADDPVTPTDFNQRLRDLIRRRGTQRAIAARANYSPSTVSAALNAARVPSADFVDRILTSLDLPADEHDRWHTWRTALATPDPRPTPTVAVTPAEPQIPAARASEPGLAVPPAPPAAAVLPIVLAALVLAALFTLLPALIDWWIPAC